One Edaphobacter bradus DNA window includes the following coding sequences:
- a CDS encoding DJ-1/PfpI family protein translates to MKPAKLLMLVGDYVEDYEVMVPFQALQMVGHTVHAVCPDKKSGQYVRTAIHDFEGDQTYSEKRGHNFTLNATFADIEPADYDALVVPGGRAPEYLRLNPRVIEIVRHFAEANKPIAALCHGAQILAAARVISGKRVNAYPACAPEVELAGATFVPLAMTDAIADGNLVTGPAWPAHPAWLAKFLEVLQNHLAKQPA, encoded by the coding sequence ATGAAGCCTGCCAAACTGCTAATGCTCGTCGGCGACTACGTCGAAGACTACGAGGTCATGGTTCCCTTTCAGGCCCTCCAGATGGTCGGCCATACTGTCCACGCTGTCTGCCCCGACAAGAAATCCGGTCAGTACGTCCGTACCGCCATTCACGACTTCGAGGGCGACCAGACCTACTCCGAAAAGCGCGGCCACAACTTCACCCTCAACGCCACCTTCGCCGACATCGAGCCCGCCGACTACGATGCCCTGGTCGTCCCCGGCGGCCGCGCCCCCGAATACCTCCGCCTCAACCCTCGCGTCATCGAGATCGTCCGCCACTTCGCCGAGGCCAACAAGCCCATCGCCGCTCTCTGCCACGGCGCGCAGATCCTTGCCGCCGCCCGCGTCATCTCTGGCAAGCGCGTCAACGCCTACCCCGCCTGCGCCCCTGAGGTAGAGCTCGCCGGAGCCACCTTCGTCCCCCTCGCCATGACCGACGCAATCGCCGACGGCAACCTCGTCACCGGCCCCGCCTGGCCCGCGCATCCCGCCTGGCTAGCCAAATTCCTCGAAGTCCTTCAGAATCACCTCGCAAAGCAGCCGGCTTAA
- a CDS encoding riboflavin synthase — protein sequence MNQSIAALFPAPQPLYPIPMFTGLIETTGTVLCVTPSAGVTRITIAAPNQLVGRLATGDSVAVSGVCLTALDIEPHAFPPRFSADLAAETIARTTLSRLQPDTVVNLELPTPAGSPLGGHVVQGHVDGTATLASLEPLATGSGATDYRLRLTIPDSLTRYVVEKGSITIEGISLTVASIQGNTVEVAIIPHTYAETSLRTLVPGSPLNIEVDVLGKYAERREQASEAFTLTEQYLLANGY from the coding sequence GTGAATCAGTCCATTGCCGCCCTGTTCCCCGCGCCCCAACCCCTGTACCCTATTCCCATGTTCACCGGCCTCATCGAAACCACCGGAACCGTCCTCTGCGTCACCCCCAGCGCCGGAGTTACCCGCATCACCATCGCCGCGCCCAACCAGCTCGTCGGCCGCCTCGCGACCGGCGATAGCGTCGCCGTCAGCGGAGTCTGCCTCACCGCGCTCGACATCGAGCCGCACGCCTTTCCCCCACGCTTCTCCGCCGACCTCGCCGCCGAGACCATCGCCCGCACCACCCTCTCGCGCCTCCAGCCCGACACCGTCGTCAACCTCGAGCTTCCCACACCCGCCGGCTCTCCCCTCGGCGGCCACGTCGTCCAGGGACACGTCGACGGCACCGCCACCCTCGCCTCCCTCGAGCCCCTCGCCACCGGCAGCGGAGCCACCGACTACCGCCTCCGCCTCACCATCCCCGACTCCCTCACCCGCTACGTCGTCGAAAAGGGCTCCATCACCATTGAGGGCATCTCCCTCACCGTAGCATCCATCCAGGGCAACACCGTCGAGGTCGCCATCATCCCCCACACCTACGCCGAGACCAGCCTCCGCACCCTCGTCCCCGGCAGCCCGCTTAACATCGAGGTCGACGTCCTCGGCAAATACGCCGAGCGTCGCGAACAAGCCTCGGAAGCCTTCACCCTCACCGAGCAGTACCTCCTCGCCAACGGCTACTAG
- the ribD gene encoding bifunctional diaminohydroxyphosphoribosylaminopyrimidine deaminase/5-amino-6-(5-phosphoribosylamino)uracil reductase RibD, producing MSSPTQDEFFMGRALNLAEHTAALASPNPQVGCLLVHAPPGRGKPMIIGEGAHLYANYDHAEIVALKQAASRGFSTQGATAYVTLEPCSHHGRTGPCADALFTAGISRCVVATTDPNPLVSGRGIAKLQAAGIEVTVGVLQQQARDLNEAFAHFIRTRTPFVTLKAALSIDGKLAPPPAHRFPNQPHWLTGPAARHEVQVLRHSADAILTGIGTVLADDPALTDRSNILGPNGEPRRRNLLRVVLDSHLRIPRNSHLVRSATRTDNGSDVLVLTSTSASSARIAELTRKGVDVETIPDHAGRLSLPAVLATLAERNILSVLLESGAHLNGAFLRQNLVDKVVLFYSETELGEQAIPFAHGILSPYHFEQSLHRVTRVLVAPDARVTGYLRDPWE from the coding sequence ATGTCTTCTCCCACGCAAGACGAGTTCTTCATGGGCCGGGCTCTCAATTTGGCCGAGCACACCGCAGCCTTGGCCTCGCCCAACCCACAGGTCGGCTGCCTCCTCGTCCACGCTCCTCCCGGCAGAGGCAAGCCCATGATCATCGGCGAAGGCGCCCACCTTTACGCCAACTACGACCACGCCGAGATCGTCGCCCTCAAGCAGGCCGCCTCACGCGGCTTCTCCACGCAAGGCGCCACGGCGTACGTCACGCTCGAACCCTGCAGCCACCACGGCCGCACCGGCCCCTGCGCTGACGCCCTCTTCACCGCCGGAATCTCCCGCTGCGTCGTCGCCACCACCGACCCCAACCCTCTCGTCAGCGGACGCGGCATCGCAAAGCTCCAGGCCGCCGGCATCGAAGTCACCGTAGGCGTCCTCCAGCAGCAGGCCCGCGACCTCAACGAGGCCTTCGCCCACTTCATCCGCACCCGCACCCCCTTCGTGACCCTCAAGGCCGCACTCTCCATCGACGGCAAGCTCGCTCCGCCACCCGCACACCGCTTCCCAAACCAACCCCACTGGCTTACTGGCCCCGCAGCGCGCCACGAGGTGCAGGTCCTCCGGCACTCCGCCGACGCCATCCTCACTGGCATCGGCACCGTGCTGGCCGACGACCCTGCCCTCACCGACCGCAGCAACATCCTCGGCCCCAACGGAGAACCCCGCCGCCGTAACCTCCTCCGCGTCGTCCTCGACTCGCACCTCCGCATCCCGCGCAACTCGCATCTCGTCCGCTCCGCCACCCGCACCGACAACGGCTCCGACGTTCTCGTCCTCACCAGCACCTCAGCCTCCAGCGCAAGGATCGCCGAGCTCACCCGCAAGGGCGTCGACGTCGAGACCATCCCCGACCACGCCGGACGCCTCAGCCTCCCCGCCGTCCTCGCCACCCTCGCCGAGCGAAACATCCTCAGCGTCCTGCTCGAAAGCGGCGCGCACCTCAACGGAGCCTTCCTCCGCCAGAACCTCGTCGACAAAGTCGTACTCTTCTACTCCGAGACCGAGCTCGGCGAACAAGCCATCCCCTTCGCCCACGGCATCCTCTCCCCCTATCACTTCGAGCAGTCCCTCCACCGCGTCACCCGCGTACTTGTAGCCCCCGACGCCCGCGTCACGGGCTACCTACGCGACCCCTGGGAGTGA
- a CDS encoding porin family protein → MKRVLGSLLVLFGTASISHAQATPTASRLADLQVGAGFSNANTDYLPYRVDGFTVYTDFDFTRRFGVEGEFRFLKDGKTNQYEKTYEIGGRYYHPLGPSRKFIPYAKLLYGRGVYNFTDYRTGVVTANLAYNMFAVGVGVDYRVRHNVTARADFEYQKWLSGRNLPNGLSPSVLTLGAAYHF, encoded by the coding sequence TTGAAACGGGTTCTTGGCTCTCTTCTCGTTCTGTTTGGCACGGCGTCCATCTCGCACGCCCAGGCAACGCCGACCGCCTCGCGACTTGCTGACCTCCAGGTTGGCGCCGGCTTTTCCAACGCCAATACTGACTATCTCCCCTACCGCGTAGACGGCTTCACCGTCTACACCGACTTCGACTTCACACGCCGCTTTGGAGTGGAAGGCGAGTTTCGTTTCCTCAAAGACGGCAAGACTAACCAGTACGAGAAGACCTACGAGATCGGAGGCCGCTACTACCATCCCCTCGGCCCTTCTCGTAAGTTCATCCCGTATGCAAAGCTCCTCTATGGGCGCGGCGTCTACAACTTCACCGACTACCGCACTGGCGTCGTCACTGCCAACCTCGCCTACAACATGTTTGCCGTGGGTGTAGGAGTCGACTACCGGGTGCGCCACAATGTTACTGCCCGGGCTGACTTCGAATATCAGAAGTGGCTCTCCGGCCGCAATCTCCCCAACGGACTTTCCCCGTCAGTCCTCACCCTCGGCGCCGCCTATCATTTCTAG
- a CDS encoding porin family protein produces the protein MKLLIQLARLVVVLGLATWSRAQATSAASRLVSIKIGAGWTIANPDYGQRKVQGLTIYGNLDFTRHWGIEGDIHRASMVTPTDIGVDSYLLGPRYAFHYGRFSPYAKVLLGVGRFKYIFSNAPTATYTYKIYSLGGGLDYQATKHFSVRAFDFEYQKWPGYNSNGLTPLDYTFGAAYVF, from the coding sequence TTGAAGCTTCTCATCCAACTCGCGCGTCTCGTCGTCGTCCTGGGACTCGCAACCTGGTCTCGCGCGCAGGCGACCTCAGCAGCATCGCGGCTCGTGTCCATCAAGATCGGCGCCGGCTGGACGATTGCCAACCCCGACTACGGTCAGCGCAAGGTCCAGGGCCTCACGATCTACGGCAACCTCGACTTCACCCGCCACTGGGGCATAGAAGGCGATATCCATAGGGCCAGTATGGTTACGCCGACCGACATCGGAGTTGATTCTTACCTGCTCGGCCCGCGCTATGCCTTCCACTACGGCAGGTTCAGCCCTTACGCTAAAGTTCTTCTCGGCGTTGGACGATTCAAATACATATTCAGCAATGCGCCGACCGCGACCTACACCTACAAGATCTACTCCCTCGGCGGAGGCCTGGACTATCAGGCGACAAAGCACTTCAGCGTTCGAGCTTTCGACTTTGAATACCAGAAATGGCCCGGCTACAACTCTAATGGGCTCACTCCATTGGACTACACCTTTGGAGCAGCTTATGTATTCTAG
- a CDS encoding energy transducer TonB encodes MAKPLRSDDPAPPSMQFTHFGVLNDGNQSKGSLFTSVTVNIVIAVVVCILGAAAKKTMDKRNKLTSLVEPIPIKKVEPEPVRPKIIPKPLPTPPVVKVEPPKIKMPEIKLPDPPKIQEVKMQQAPVVLPAPPKLVQPPPAPKVVNLAQAMPASVPNNSPHPSAVALGQANNPIAPSNRPAASAINLGQRGLAGMPASNTGAGAHATAVNLGSGSPGSQNMNGHDNAANAVKGVKLGVAGGTGPLNAPGRVAGPVNLGQNTPPPMPKPTAPTQTARSAPKVLFKPKPEYTAEALKLHIEGTVSVRLRVSSSGAVQVLGVISDLGHGLGESAVRAVQATRFQPATDASGQPVDWEGVVNVAFQLAG; translated from the coding sequence ATGGCAAAGCCGCTGCGCAGTGATGATCCAGCACCTCCAAGCATGCAGTTCACTCACTTCGGCGTCCTCAACGACGGCAACCAGAGCAAGGGTTCCTTATTCACCTCCGTCACGGTCAACATCGTGATCGCAGTCGTCGTCTGCATTCTCGGCGCCGCCGCGAAGAAAACCATGGACAAGAGGAACAAGCTCACGTCGCTCGTCGAGCCTATTCCCATCAAGAAGGTCGAGCCGGAACCAGTCCGTCCCAAGATCATTCCCAAGCCGCTCCCGACGCCTCCGGTCGTCAAGGTCGAGCCTCCGAAGATCAAGATGCCGGAGATCAAGCTTCCCGATCCTCCGAAGATCCAGGAGGTCAAGATGCAGCAGGCTCCGGTAGTGCTCCCTGCACCGCCCAAGCTGGTGCAACCGCCTCCGGCGCCTAAGGTCGTCAACCTCGCACAGGCGATGCCGGCCTCAGTGCCCAATAATTCGCCGCACCCATCCGCAGTCGCTCTTGGCCAGGCGAACAACCCCATCGCTCCTTCGAACCGTCCCGCTGCGAGCGCAATCAACCTCGGACAGAGGGGCCTTGCTGGAATGCCTGCCTCCAACACCGGCGCAGGTGCTCACGCCACCGCCGTCAACCTCGGCTCCGGCTCACCCGGCAGCCAGAACATGAACGGCCACGACAACGCAGCCAACGCCGTCAAGGGAGTCAAGCTCGGCGTCGCCGGCGGCACGGGCCCGCTCAATGCACCCGGACGCGTTGCTGGCCCGGTCAACCTCGGCCAGAACACGCCTCCCCCGATGCCCAAGCCCACCGCCCCGACGCAAACTGCCCGCTCGGCGCCCAAGGTTCTCTTCAAGCCCAAACCTGAGTACACCGCCGAGGCGCTCAAGCTGCACATCGAGGGCACCGTCTCAGTTCGCCTCCGCGTCTCCTCGTCGGGAGCCGTGCAGGTCCTCGGAGTCATCAGCGACCTCGGACACGGCCTCGGTGAGTCTGCCGTTCGTGCCGTGCAGGCCACTCGCTTCCAGCCCGCAACCGATGCCTCGGGTCAACCCGTCGACTGGGAAGGTGTCGTCAACGTTGCTTTCCAACTCGCTGGATGA
- the galE gene encoding UDP-glucose 4-epimerase GalE, with the protein MKILVTGGAGYIGGTVTRLLLSQGHQVTVFDNLCHSKRMAVAKAAEFVEGDLADRALVEKTLREGRFDGVMHFAALIEAGESMKAPEIYFRNNTAATLTLLESMLATGHDRLVFSSTAACYGEPEKTPILEDAKLDPTNPYGESKLLVEQMLRWLNESRGLRYASLRYFNVAGAMDGYGEAHEPESHLIPLILDVALGRRASIKVFGKDYPTKDGSCVRDYIHVQDLAEAHLLALAALREKCRLIYNIGNGQGFTVLEVIDAVRRVTGRPIQVVEEGRRPGDPAVLVASSEKIKAELGWQPKFAELDKIISSAWKWHQQRYA; encoded by the coding sequence ATGAAGATTTTAGTGACGGGCGGAGCGGGTTATATCGGGGGCACGGTAACGAGGTTGCTGCTTTCTCAGGGGCATCAGGTGACCGTGTTTGACAACCTCTGCCACAGCAAGCGGATGGCGGTGGCGAAGGCCGCGGAGTTTGTCGAGGGAGACTTGGCTGACCGCGCGCTGGTGGAGAAGACCCTGCGCGAGGGGCGGTTTGATGGCGTCATGCACTTTGCCGCGTTGATTGAGGCGGGCGAGAGCATGAAGGCCCCGGAGATCTACTTTAGAAACAACACCGCGGCCACTCTGACGCTGCTGGAGTCGATGCTTGCGACGGGGCACGACCGGCTGGTCTTCAGTTCGACGGCGGCCTGCTACGGGGAGCCGGAGAAGACGCCGATCCTGGAAGATGCGAAGCTGGATCCGACGAATCCGTATGGCGAGAGCAAGTTGTTGGTGGAGCAGATGTTGCGTTGGCTTAACGAGTCGCGTGGACTGCGATACGCGAGCCTAAGGTACTTCAATGTTGCAGGTGCGATGGATGGGTATGGCGAGGCGCATGAGCCCGAGTCGCACCTGATTCCGTTGATTCTGGATGTTGCGCTGGGGCGGCGGGCTAGCATCAAGGTCTTCGGGAAGGATTATCCGACGAAGGATGGGAGCTGCGTTCGCGATTACATCCACGTGCAGGACCTGGCGGAGGCGCATCTGCTTGCGCTGGCGGCACTCAGGGAGAAGTGCCGGTTGATCTACAACATCGGCAACGGGCAGGGCTTTACGGTGCTGGAGGTGATCGACGCCGTGCGGCGCGTGACCGGGCGGCCGATTCAGGTAGTCGAAGAGGGGCGCCGGCCGGGCGATCCTGCGGTGCTCGTGGCGAGCTCGGAGAAGATCAAGGCGGAGCTTGGATGGCAACCGAAGTTCGCCGAGCTGGACAAGATTATTTCGAGCGCATGGAAGTGGCATCAGCAGCGTTACGCCTGA
- a CDS encoding DUF421 domain-containing protein: MIESMFHLHLPLLEKILRPIIVYLCLVAFLRMFGKRELAQLNPFDLVVLLSLSNTVQNAIIGDDNTVTGGVIGAFSLLTVNWVVTRALFRAPKLTGAIEGDETVLIRNGVVDWEAMKKEALTELELMTVLHKQGLGDYSDVKKCVLEPSGNFYVEAIQPDHGERERTEILEEVRALTEEVRRLKEELATR, encoded by the coding sequence TTGATCGAGAGCATGTTTCATCTGCATCTGCCCCTGCTGGAGAAGATTCTTCGGCCGATCATCGTGTATCTGTGCCTCGTCGCGTTTCTGCGGATGTTTGGGAAGCGGGAGCTGGCGCAGTTGAATCCGTTCGACCTGGTGGTCTTGCTGAGCCTGTCAAATACGGTGCAGAACGCGATAATCGGGGACGACAACACCGTAACAGGAGGAGTCATCGGGGCGTTTTCGCTGCTGACGGTGAACTGGGTGGTGACTCGCGCGCTGTTCCGGGCTCCGAAGCTGACAGGTGCGATTGAAGGGGATGAGACGGTGCTGATCCGGAACGGCGTGGTGGACTGGGAGGCCATGAAGAAGGAGGCACTGACTGAGCTGGAGCTGATGACTGTGCTGCATAAGCAGGGGCTGGGGGACTACTCCGACGTGAAGAAATGTGTGCTTGAGCCGAGCGGGAATTTCTACGTGGAGGCGATTCAGCCGGACCACGGAGAGAGGGAGCGCACAGAGATTCTGGAGGAGGTCAGGGCCTTGACGGAGGAGGTGCGTAGGTTGAAGGAGGAGTTGGCTACGCGATGA